Proteins from one Rhinopithecus roxellana isolate Shanxi Qingling chromosome 20, ASM756505v1, whole genome shotgun sequence genomic window:
- the CMTM1 gene encoding CKLF-like MARVEL transmembrane domain-containing protein 1, translating to MDPGDAKPESPEAPSGNLKQPETATALPSSGSVVSSVPKAQRNASAKTASRKHPAVSIRTAKSAATVRPQGSEGTAPSKKATTRPPAEPTLPPPTPSAHTESKLLNETAIKERAEGRAKVPYKFRDSLKRFSFSPTGILKILRMSLIIGALACFIIAQANESFITITILEIFIVLFFILIYMLTLHHLLTYLHWPLLNAEYRKRTKQI from the exons ATGGATCCTGGAGACGCCAAACCTGAGTCGCCCGAGGCACCTTCAGGGAACCTAAAACAACCGGAGACTGCCACAGCCCTGCCAAGTAGCGGCAGCGTAGTGAGTTCTGTACCCAAGGCACAGCGCAACGCCTCAGCGAAGACCGCATCCCGGAAGCACCCTGCAGTCTCAATTCGCACTGCGAAGTCCGCAGCCACCGTACGTCCCCAAGGCAGTGAGGGCACCGCACCCTCAAAGAAAGCCACCACACGCCCACCCGCAGAGCCCACACTCCCACCCCCAACGCCCTCTGCACACACTGAATCCAAACTCTTAAATGAGACGGCGATCAAAGAGCGTGCGGAGGGCCGAGCCAAAGTCCCTTACAAATTCAGGGACAGCCTCAAGCGTTTTTCCTTCTCGCCCACTGGAATATTGAAGATCCTGAGAATG AGTCTTATCATAGGAGCATTAGCTTGTTTCATCATCGCCCAAGCCAATGAGTCATTTATAACAATCACAATTCTGGAAATCTTCATCGTCcttttttttattctaatatatatGCTAACCCTTCACCACTTGCTGACCTATTTACATTGGCCCTTACTT AATGCCGAGTACAGGAAGCGGACAAAGCAAATATGA